One window from the genome of Pempheris klunzingeri isolate RE-2024b chromosome 7, fPemKlu1.hap1, whole genome shotgun sequence encodes:
- the erap2 gene encoding endoplasmic reticulum aminopeptidase 2, whose protein sequence is MSFPNQWLTDISSTMALVRLVVLFVFHVSLVGCQPSQSSQASSTPHLTGEQSPMGSGDLSFPWSRLRLPRYVIPLHYHLLLHPNLTSLSFTGSVQIQIDVQNNTNWVVLHSKGLQLHKVTILDQNHAHLSDQVLPVLHNPFHEQIGIFSPRVLSSGQKYFLYIEFEAELGEGFYGFYKSTYRTSTGETRTLASTHFEPTSARMAFPCFDEPSFKANFSLRIRRSPEYISLSNMPVVKTVEVNDGLLEDQFDASVKMSTYLVAFVICDFKSVTATTSSGVQVSIYAAPVKLQQTHYALEVAVKMLDFYDEYFNIHYPLPKQDLIAIPDFQSGAMENWGLTTYRETSLLFDPLTSSVSDKLWVTMVIGHELAHQWFGNLVTMEWWNDIWLNEGFARYMEYISVEATFPNLKVEEYLLHACFAAVGHDSLNSSRPISSPAENPTQIREMFDTVSYEKGACVLHMLRHFLTDDVFQSGIVRYLRKYSYRNAHNQDLWDSLANTCSEEDFISGKHCYSSSQASKNAYLFAGEHLNLTAMMNTWTLQKGIPVVTVTRKGPRLLLRQDRFLRTVLPSDPLWSTLQQGFLWHIPLTYKTDASNTIHRHLMTTHSDSIHVGEEVSWVKINTDMTGYYMVHYEDNGWDEMTKLLRENHTALSYKDRTHLIHNAMQLVTAGYLPLNKALDLIGYLKVETHTVPLLQGLGYLETFYHIIEKRNEVDLTSKLGTYILRFFRTVIDQQTWSDSGSVSERRLRSEVLSLACHLNDPPCLQQARQIFKDWLQANGTLNLPTDVAKTVYSVGAQDDHGWATLLHTYNNSLSAAQKSKILFALTCSRETNKLYRLLELGLEGKVIRSQDLSTLILMVARNPRGHHLAWNFVKKNWDTLVQKFHLGSFCIRNIIIGTTGQFSAPEDLTEVQLFFESIKEQASQLRATQVALDNVQKNIRWVQMNLETLRAWLNKQLK, encoded by the exons ATGTCTTTTCCAAATCAGTGGTTGACTGACATTTCCTCCACAATGGCCCTAGTAAGACTCGTGGTGCTCTTTGTATTCCACGTGTCTCTGGTTGGGTGTCAGCCCAGCCAGAGTTCACAGGCGTCAAGCACTCCTCACCTCACAGGAGAACAGTCTCCAATGGGATCCGGTGATCTGTCCTTCCCTTGGAGCCGTCTACGCCTGCCAAG GTACGTCATTCCTCTTCACTACCACCTCCTTCTGCACCCCAACCTCACAAGTCTCAGTTTCACTGGCTCGGTGCAGATCCAGATTGATGTCCAGAACAACACGAACTGGGTTGTGTTACACAGCAAGGGTCTGCAGCTCCACAAGGTCACCATATTGGACCAGAACCACGCTCATCTGTCCGACCAG GTTCTTCCAGTTCTTCATAACCCTTTCCATGAGCAGATTGGTATTTTCTCTCCCAGGGTGCTCAGCAGTGGGCAAAAGTACTTTCTATATATTGAGTTTGAGGCAGAGCTTGGAGAAGGCTTCTATGGCTTCTATAAGAGCACTTACAGGACGAGCACAGGAGAGACCAG GACTTTAGCTTCAACTCACTTTGAGCCCACAAGTGCTCGGATGGCATTCCCTTGCTTTGATGAGCCGAGCTTCAAAGCCAACTTCTCCTTACGGATCAGGAGGAGTCCAGAGTACATTTCTCTGTCCAACATGCCTGTA GTCAAGACGGTTGAGGTAAACGATGGACTGCTCGAGGACCAGTTTGATGCGAGTGTAAAGATGAGCACGTACCTTGTAGCTTTTGTCATCTGTGACTTCAAATCCGTCACTGCAACAACATCCTCTGGGGTGCAG GTGTCCATCTATGCTGCTCCTGTGAAGTTGCAGCAAACCCACTATGCCCTGGAGGTTGCTGTCAAAATGCTAGACTTCTATGACGAGTATTTCAACATCCACTATCCTCTACCCAAACAAG ATCTGATAGCCATCCCAGACTTCCAGTCTGGTGCGATGGAGAACTGGGGTCTAACCACCTACAGAGAAACCAGTCTTCTCTTTGATCCCCTCACTTCCTCCGTTTCTGATAAACTCTGGGTTACCATGGTGATTGGCCATGAGCTCGCCCATCAG TGGTTTGGTAACTTGGTGACGATGGAGTGGTGGAACGATATCTGGCTGAATGAAGGATTCGCCAGATACATGGAGTACATTTCAGTCGAGGCCACCTTCCCCAACCTCAAAGTG GAGGAATATCTGTTGCACGCCTGTTTTGCAGCGGTTGGTCATGATTCGTTGAACTCCTCTCGGCCGATATCCAGCCCGGCAGAGAACCCCACTCAGATCAGAGAGATGTTTGACACAGTCTCCTATGAGAAA GGAGCATGTGTCCTGCACATGCTGCGTCACTTTCTCACAGATGATGTCTTCCAGAGTGGGATAGTACGATACCTCCGCAAATACAGTTACAGAAATGCACACAACCAGGACCTGTGGGACAGCCTAGCCAAC ACATGTTCAGAGGAGGATTTCATCTCTGGTAAGcactgttacagcagcagtcagGCCTCCAAGAATGCA TACCTGTTTGCTGGAGAACACCTGAACCTGACGGCCATGATGAACACTTGGACTCTGCAGAAAGGTATTCCTGTGGTAACTGTCACGAGGAAGGGCCCCCGTCTGCTGCTTAGACAGGACAGGTTCCTGAGGACAGTGTTGCCGTCAGATCCTCTCTGGTCCACGCTGCAACAGGG TTTCCTTTGGCACATCCCTCTGACATACAAGACAGACGCTTCCAACACCATCCACAGACACCTGATGACAACACACTCAG ACAGTATACATGTAGGAGAGGAAGTCAGCTGGGTGAAAATAAACACCGACATGACTGGCTATTACATGGTTCACTATGAGGACAATGGTTGGGATGAGATGACCAAACTACTGAGGGAAAACCACACCGCACTGAGCTACAAAGACAGGACTCACTTGATACACAACGCCATGCAGCTGGTGAC GGCTGGTTATCTGCCACTCAATAAAGCCTTAGACCTGATTGGTTACCTGAAAGTGGAGACACACACTGTGCCTCTCCTCCAAGGACTGGGTTATCTGGAGACCTTTTACCATATCATTGAGAAAAGAAATGAGGTCGATCTAACTAGCAAACTGGGG ACGTACATCCTGCGATTTTTCCGTACTGTCATTGACCAGCAGACGTGGAGCGACAGCGGTTCTGTGTCAGAGCGACGGCTGAGGTCAGAGGTCCTGTCACTGGCTTGCCACCTGAATGACCCTCCCTGTCTGCAGCAGGCTCGTCAGATCTTCAAGGACTGGCTTCAGGCCAACGGAACACTAAA CTTGCCCACTGACGTGGCAAAGACAGTGTATTCAGTTGGAGCTCAGGATGACCATGGCTGGGCCACGCtcttacacacatacaacaaCTCCCTCTCTGCAGCACAAAAGAGTAAAATACTGTTTGCCTtgacctgcagcagagagacaaacaaactgtaCAG actGCTGGAGCTGGGTCTGGAGGGGAAGGTGATTCGTTCCCAGGACTTGTCCACGCTCATCCTGATGGTGGCCAGGAACCCACGGGGACATCACCTCGCCTGGAACTTTGTCAAAAAGAACTGGGACACACTGGTTCAAAA GTTCCATTTGGGCTCATTTTGTATTAGAAACATCATCATTGGCACCACAGGCCAGTTCTCAGCTCCAGAGGACCTCACTGAA GTGCAGTTGTTCTTCGAGTCCATCAAAGAACAGGCGTCTCAGCTTAGAGCTACTCAGGTTGCCCTGGACAATGTGCAGAAAAATATCCGCTGGGTTCAGATGAACCTAGAGACTCTGAGAGCCTGGCTGAACAAGCAACTGAAGTAA